The proteins below are encoded in one region of Oncorhynchus tshawytscha isolate Ot180627B linkage group LG04, Otsh_v2.0, whole genome shotgun sequence:
- the LOC121846410 gene encoding LOW QUALITY PROTEIN: cyclin-G-associated kinase-like (The sequence of the model RefSeq protein was modified relative to this genomic sequence to represent the inferred CDS: inserted 1 base in 1 codon) — translation MSLLRPDYCLRPAYDGYESLQLLEQNGGFGNNGAQPPAQIHNIHNAGVYGADPDQGGGFLDILKGGTERFLTNIKDTSSKVIQSVASYTKGDLDISYITSRIAVMSFPAXGVESAIKNNMEDVRLFLDGRHAGHYAVYNLTKRSYRPTRFHNRVSECGWQARRAPNLRSLYSLCKNMHLWLKQDQRNIAVVHCLDGRAASAVAVCSFLCFCRLFTTAEAAVYMFSMKRCPPGISPSHKRYMEYMCDMMADEPITPHSRPILIRSITMTPVPLFNKQKSGCRPFCEVYVGDERVATTSGEYDKMKDFKLEDGRAEIPLNVTVQGDVLVVIFHARSTLGGRLQAKMASMKMFQIQFHTGFVPQNATTVKFAKYDLDATDIQEKYPDLFQVHLDMEVDPCDRPSNKTPPWDNFATKGLNPKILFSSRDEQQEILTKFGKPELPRQPGSFSGSFYDTASSPLEQTPDSSTMEAESHQSTDTNANNFFQTLDWDGMSPMGVDMERTSDSLGGTIDDQDELSDASVDEESNSGLAGEPPLSREPSESLFNAGFQAAATPQESPGPSDTADLLGLTSDLSSTAPPQPSTTAGGMKASSSNSDLLNDLFAPTPSSNAQQGCSNNLIGDGGAQEDLFFSNPAAPPDSATPKPINDLFDLFGMGSSSNQTGPDLFGDLLSSDTNTNPPPTSNSSLFNLNKLTNNPPKMTSSASQPDLLGGWDSWASSGSMAAASSHKPAFPAPGVSSFSKAKSQSFDPFADLGKLGPTLSGSSSGSFSGPGFNPKSGASTKTAAQSWQQTGRPSAGQSKPWMAPSAAAPKAQPPQPAKPNYNLNFSVIGGREERGVRGPGFGPKPKVKEDDFEDLLSTQGFASKLSDKSGPRTIAEMRKQELSRNMDPLKLQILDWIEGKERNIRALLSTLHTVLWEGETRWKPVNIADLVTPDQVKRYYRKAALVVHPDKAAGKPYEDYATLIFMELNDAWSEFENQGSKALF, via the exons ATGAGTCTGTTGAGGCCAGATTACTGTTTGAGGCCTGCTTACGATGGCTATGAATCTCTGCAGCTGCTGGAGCAGAACGGAGGCTTTGGCAACAACGGCGCACAGCCCCCAGCCCAGATCCACAACATCCACAACGCAG GGGTGTACGGTGCAGACCCGGACCAGGGCGGGGGCTTTCTCGACATCCTGAAGGGAGGAACCGAACGCTTTCTGACCAACATCAAAGACACCTCCTCTAAAGTCATCCagtctgtggccag TTATACAAAGGGAGACCTGGATATCTCTTACATCACCTCTAGAATAGCAG TCATGTCCTTCCCGG GAGGAGTGGAGTCTGCCATTAAGAACAACATGGAGGATGTGCGTCTCTTCCTGGATGGCCGTCATGCAGGACACTACGCCGTCTACAACTTGACCAAGCGCTCTTACAGACCCACCCGCTTCCACAACAGG GTGTCGGAGTGTGGCTGGCAGGCCCGGCGGGCACCTAACCTGAGGAGCCTCTACAGCCTCTGTaagaacatgcacctgtggcTGAAACAGGACCAGAGGAACATCGCCGTAGTCCACTGCCTG GACGGGCGGGCGGCCTCGGCCGTGGCGGTGTGCTCCTTCCTGTGTTTCTGCCGCCTCTTCACCACGGCTGAGGCGGCCGTATACATGTTCAGTATGAAGCGCTGTCCCCCGGGGATCTCCCCTTCCCACAAGAG GTACATGGAGTACATGTGTGACATGATGGCTGACGAGCCCATCACCCCGCACAGCAGACCCATCCTCATCCGCTCCATCACCATGACGCCTGTGCCTCTCTTCAACAAGCAGAAGAGTGGCTGCCGGCCCTTCTGCGAGGTTTACGTGGGAGACGAGCGCGTGGCCACCACCTCTGGGGAGTACGACAAGATGAA GGACTTTAAGCTGGAGGACGGACGGGCTGAGATCCCCTTGAACGTGACGGTGCAGGGGGATGTGCTGGTGGTCATCTTCCATGCCCGCTCAACCCTGGGGGGCCGCCTTCAGGCCAAG aTGGCTTCCATGAAGATGTTCCAGATTCAGTTTCACACAGGGTTTGTGCCCCAGAACGCCACCACGGTCAAGTTTGCAAA GTATGACCTGGACGCCACTGACATCCAGGAGAAGTACCCGGACCTCTTCCAGGTCCATCTGGATATGGAGGTGGATCCCTGCGACAGGCCGAGCAACAAGACTCCACCCTGGGACAACTTTGCCACAAAGGGCCTCAACCCAAAGATCCTTTTCTCCAGCCGGGACGAGCAGCAGGAGATCCTCACCAAGTTTG gCAAACCAGAGCTTCCCCGACAACCGGGCTCTTTCTCCGGTTCTTTCTACGACACCGCGTCGTCTCCGTTGGAACAGACTCCTGATAGCTCCACCATGGAGGCAGAATCTCACCAGAGCACTGATACCAACGCCAACAACTTCTTCCAGACTCTGGATTGGGATGGTATGTCTCCT ATGGGAGTGGACATGGAGCGGACTTCGGACAGCCTGGGAGGCACCATTGACGACCAGGACGAGCTCAGTGACGCCTCTGTGGACGAGGAGTCCAACTCCGGCCTGGCCGGCGAACCCCCCCTCTCCAGGGAGCCTAGTGAGTCCCTGTTCAACGCTGGGTTCCAGGCTGCCGCCACACCCCAGGAGTCCCCGGGGCCCAGCGACACGGCTGACCTGCTGGGTCTCACCTCCGACCTCAGCTCCACCGCCCCCCCACAACCCTCCACGACAGCAGGCGGCATGAAGGCCTCGTCTAGTAACAGTGACCTTCTCAACGACCTGTTTGCCCCCACGCCCAGCAGCAACGCTCAGCAGGGCTGCTCCAACAACCTGATTGGGGACGGAGGTGCCCAAGAGGACCTCTTCTTCAGTAACCCCGCTGCACCGCCAGACTCGGCCACCCCCAAAC CAATAAATGACCTGTTTGACCTGTTCGGGATGGGATCTTCATCCAATCAGACCGGACCCGACCTGTTTGGGGACCTGCTGAGCTCCGACACCAACACTAACCCCCCGCCCACCTCCAACTCCAGCCTTTTCAACCTCA ACAAGCTGACCAACAATCCCCCTAAGATGACTTCGTCCGCAAGCCAACCAGACCTGCTTGGAGGGTGGGACAGCTGGGCATCGAGTGGGAGCATGGCCGCCGCCTCCTCCCATAAGCCAGCCTTCCCAG CTCCTGGAGTGTCTTCCTTCTCCAAAGCAAAGTCTCAGAGCTTTGACCCGTTTGCAGACTTGGGAAAACTGGGTCCTACGCTGTCAG GTTCCTCCAGTGGCAGTTTCTCAGGCCCAGGCTTCAACCCGAAGAGTGGGGCCTCCACCAAGACTGCTGCGCAGTCGTGGCAGCAGACTGGCCGGCCCTCCGCTGGCCAAAGCAAGCCCTGGATGGCCCCCAGTGCTGCTGCCCCCAAAGCCCAGCCGCCCCAGCCAGCCAAACCCAACTACAACCTTAACTTCAGTGTGATCGGGGGCCGAGAGGAGAGAGGCGTCAGGGGCCCAGGATTTG GTCCAAAACCCAAAGTCAAAGAGGACGACTTTGAAGACCTGCTCTCCACTCAGGGTTTTGCCTCCAAGCTATCAGACAAGAGTGGACCCAGGACCATCGCAGAGATGAGGAAACAGGAGCTCTCAAGGAACATGGACCCCCTCAAACTGCAG ATCCTGGATTGGATTGAGGGGAAGGAGCGAAACATCCGGGCCCTCCTCTCCACACTTCATACAGTCCTGTGGGAGGGCGAGACGCGCTGGAAGCCCGTAAACATTGCAGACCTAGTCACTCCAGACCAGGTTAAGAGGTACTACAGGAAAGCTGCGCTGGTGGTGCACCCTGATAAG GCCGCCGGAAAGCCCTACGAAGATTACGCTACACTGATCTTCATGGAGCTCAACGACGCCTGGTCCGAGTTTGAGAACCAAGGCAGCAAAGCCCTCTTCTAA